The genome window CAAAATTCCTTGGTTGGGAACATCGATAAATTCCTTAGAACAAATATTGTTATAAGGACTTTTGAATAGAGTATCGTCTTTTACTGGATCAATCGCCCAAAGTTCATTGGAGTAGTGCCCATCCGAATCATATTTTATGAACTTCATAAACATGATTTTGTTACCAATGACATTCTCGCTCTTCTCTTCTTTTTTCTTAAGTTCTTCTTTTACTTGGGCAAGTTCCTTCTTAACTTCTTCTACAGTTGCAGGTTTGGTTTCTTCTGTAGTAGTTTTTGCAGGATCTTGTTTTGTAGAATCGGTTGAGGAAGTCGATGTTGATGATGAAGAATTTTCTTTTCTTGCTTCTTCTTTTTTAGCTAGTTCTTCCTCTTTCTTATCAAGTTCTTCTTTGGTTTGTGTAACTTGCTTTTTCTCTTCTTCTACCTTTTTGGTTTCTTCTTGAATCTTTTTAATTTCTTCTTTCTTTTGCTCAATCTGAGTTTTATTTTTGACTGGATCTTTATTTAATTCTTGTAGAACTCCAACAGCTTGAGTTTCTTTCTGCTTATTCGCCTGTAGCTGTTTGTCTAGTTCTTGCTGTTTTTTAGCTGCTTCTTCTTTTTTCTGTTGAACGAGTTGTTGCTCAGCTTTTATTTTATCATTTTGCAGCTTGTCCATTTTTTCTTTTTCGGCAAGCATCTTCGCTTTTGTATCTTCATCTTTTTCTTTATTCTGAACTGTCTTGTTTACATCATCTTCTAGTTCATCTGTTGTTAGATCTTGTTTCGAGTCTTTTAAAATATTACCAACGATAGGAATTACAAGCTGAGTCTTGCCTGGCCAATTCCGATAGCTTGTATCTATTCCCACTTTGTCTTTATTGATATTGTCACTCAGCTTACTTGTGTATCGCTTTTGGAAAAAATTTATATCCTGTCTATGCGATGCGTTGTAGTAGAGAACATAAAGCGCTAAAGTTTCGGAATCGGTTTCTGGATATTGGTAAGCGCTTTCAATGTATGCTGCGACAATACGAACGATTGAATTGATATGATCAAAACTTTGGTTTGAATCTAAACTTAGGATGTCAGCTCCAAATTTGGAATCTTCACCTGGTAGAACTCGAACAATTTTGAGACCTTCTACAGTTGCAGGTTTTGTGGAATCCTTGCGGATTGCATCTGCGAGGGATTTACCCATTCCTGTATTTTCTTGAATCACTTCCGGTGGTGCTTTACGAATCGATCGATTTTGAAATTGGATTTTCTTGGAAGACTGGATCTCCTTAGTTCCGAGAGCCGCTCGTCCTTGACTGAAAACAGGCGAGACAGAGCATAAAATGAAAATAGCAAGTATTGCGTGACTTATTTTTGTAAACATGATCGATTTCCTCAAACTATTACAATTTTATCTGAAAAGGAATCTGGAAA of Leptospira sp. GIMC2001 contains these proteins:
- a CDS encoding P83/100 family protein; this translates as MFTKISHAILAIFILCSVSPVFSQGRAALGTKEIQSSKKIQFQNRSIRKAPPEVIQENTGMGKSLADAIRKDSTKPATVEGLKIVRVLPGEDSKFGADILSLDSNQSFDHINSIVRIVAAYIESAYQYPETDSETLALYVLYYNASHRQDINFFQKRYTSKLSDNINKDKVGIDTSYRNWPGKTQLVIPIVGNILKDSKQDLTTDELEDDVNKTVQNKEKDEDTKAKMLAEKEKMDKLQNDKIKAEQQLVQQKKEEAAKKQQELDKQLQANKQKETQAVGVLQELNKDPVKNKTQIEQKKEEIKKIQEETKKVEEEKKQVTQTKEELDKKEEELAKKEEARKENSSSSTSTSSTDSTKQDPAKTTTEETKPATVEEVKKELAQVKEELKKKEEKSENVIGNKIMFMKFIKYDSDGHYSNELWAIDPVKDDTLFKSPYNNICSKEFIDVPNQGILVLGYEGAKVDDRKHRLVLLDTESLKVKKQSDEADVFWRTPMVFTDNKIYVIDKFEGNFHLSRFNPDLTLDKRSSAPVEENSEITFFKDKIYITGKGKGEGKTTIKVFKRDDLSLTKTLSP